Within Mongoliitalea daihaiensis, the genomic segment GACCATGATCGTGGAGAAAATCCCAAACACCGACAGAAGTTTAATCCAGAAGGGCAGTATCCCCGAGTCGCTACTCAGGGATAAATAAACTCCCATGCATCATTTCAAGTCTGGCAGGAGTTGAATTCATCTTGCAGAACTATTGATCCAGCTGTATCACCCTAGAAAAGAACATCCGAGTAATGAATATTCCTGAACTGTCCGTTTCTCCTGCATGGCTTTCTACCGCTGAGGTGACATAGGCCAAGGTAAAACCCTCAGATTCCAACTCCATGATACGCGCACCGATCATGGCATCATTCGAAGCAATGTTTTGAAAATTAATCCCAACTCCAGAAAAGAAGTTTAACAGCTTCGTCTCATCAAATTTATCCACTTTCAACTCCTTTCTACTCACAGAGCGCTGACTAGACCGCTTACCGTCAGTTCGGGAAGTCCTGAAGACCTCCGTATCTACCTCTGTCATATTTTCAATGATTCGAGATCTACCTAATCCCATAGGAACGATGGACTCAACAACAGTTACAACTTTCCACTCTTTTACCTGATTGGATGGCTCTTGTGCAAAAGCAATCCCTGTCAGCAGCATAAAAACTGCGAGAAAACTTATTTTTTTCATAAATTGAAATGTTTTGTAAAATTTTGACTAATTGAGACAAAATAAAATAAAATTTCATAATTATAAGCAATCTTTCTATTAGTTAAACCGTGACCAAAGAGTCTAAGGCGGAAGACAGTATTTTGAAAGGAAAGACAGGGCGGTGCATGATGATACAAAAGACTTGTTTGAAAGGTGGAAATGCTGCTCTTCAACCAAACCCCAGCTGAATCCTCCAGTAAGCATGTTTACTGATCTGTTTTTAAACATTAAATTTAGTTATTACCAGATACGCATCAAACAACAAAAAATTTTATCCATACTCCTCATGCAAAATGAATCCACAATCCATCAAAAAATCTCTTTTGTGGGGAATAGCCAAAAATACCTGCGGGAGTTTGTCTACGGAGGAGTAGATGGAGCAGTGACCACCTTTGCGGTAGTGGCAGGCGCTGTAGGGGCAGGTTTCGAGACCGATATCATCATTATTTTGGGTTTTGCCAATCTTCTAGCAGATGGATTTTCCATGTCTGTAGGGGCCTATCTTTCCTCCAAAACTGAAAAGGAACACTACCAAAAAATCAAAGCAACCGAATACTGGGAAATAGACAATATCCCTGAAAAAGAGCGAGAAGAAGTAGCAGAAATCTATCGAGCCAAAGGTTTCGAAGGGGAACTTTTACAACAAGTAGTGGACACCATCATTTCGAATAGAGACCGATGGGTAGATGAAATGATGAAAAATGAATTAAACCTGATTCCTGAGAAAAAAAGCTCTTTTAAAATAGGGCTTGCTACCTTCCTTTCTTTTGTCTGTGTAGGCTTTATCCCTTTACTTGCTTACGTGTCTCAATTGAATAACCCATTTGTACTGGCCTCTATCTTGACAGGTTTGGCATTTATCGGAATTGGTTGGTTAAAAAGTTTAGTAAACGCTACACATCTTCTTAAAAGCATACTCGAAACCTTGATTTTAGGGGTATTAGCAGCCCTGATTGCTTACGGGGTCGGTAATTTGTTGGAATCACTCATCAAAAATTGGTAATTATGACTACAATCGAAGAAATCATCAAGCGCTTGGATGAAATCATCCTTTTTTGCAAACAACAACAATCCCGAATCGGGTACTTTGCAGTACTTTACAGACAAGTGACGGTTCGAATTAAAAACGGCATCGATCGCCAAGAATTTGAGGACAATCCGCGCATGGAAAAGTTGGATGTAATTTTCGCCAAACGATTCATCGATGCTTTTGATGAATTCAGCCGGGGAAAACAGCCTACTGAAAGTTGGAGGTTAACTTTTGAAGCTGCCAATCAAGGGAATTTGACCGTGATGCAGCATTTACTCCTTGGTATGAATGCGCATATCAATTTGGATTTGGGCATTGCAGCAGCCCAAACCATGAATTACCAAAACTTACAGCTTATTGAAGCAGACTTTAATTACATCAATGTGGTATTGGGTGAACTGGTGGATGATACCAAAACACAAATCAGCAGGTTTTCTCCACTTTTCAAGTTACTTGTACCTCTGGCAAAAGGGAAAGATGAAATTTTGGTTAACTTCAGCATTAAGGTAGCTAGACAGGGCGCTTGGAAATTTTCCAATTCTTATGCAGGGAGTATTCACAAAACCGAAAGCATCGCTCAAAGAGATACCGCAATAGCCAAACTTGCACAAGGCATGATTCATCCAGGGAAAAGAATCAGTTTTATCATGCGGCTTGTTTCTCTGACCGAATGGAAATCTGTACCCTCTATCATCCAAGATCTGGAACAAATCGGTGCTTCTTGATGGATACAGATTGGCTTTTCCCGAATACAAGGCTACTCAATTGCTTAAATTTCCTGCTGATACTTCATGATTCGTCTTTCAGACCCTAGTTCGAGCTTGACTGTTTTTTCCTGCACAAATACGGACACTCCTTGTTCCGTCAGTGCTAACAACTCATCATACGGTCCTTTAGGTGCAAGCAACTTTACCAGAATAGGCGCACATTCTAAGGCTATGAGCAATACACTGATCATGAGTCCTGCAAAAGCAATGGTCGGTTTTTCCTGTCCTACCGCGTGTAGGGCATCCAAGCGTGCTCCCAACCCATCAAACCCATCTATAGACGGTTGGATTTTTTGCAGTTCTTGAGATTTCAACTCTTCTAAAGCGGCTATTTCCCTATCCAAACTATCCTTTTTCGATAAGGCATAGACCTGATAGGTTGCAAGCTCTTTTTCAGCAGCATCCAACTGTTGCTCTTTCTTTTTGGCATTGGTCCCCAAACCTACAATCCCACTACTGCTAGCCGACTTTACCCCAAAACGCTCCAAATCATACTCGGCTTGCAATTTATCCCGAAAGGCAAGTTTACTCGAAAGCTCTTGATCATATTGTCTTTTTTCTTCTCGGATCTGCTCGACCTCCTGAAAGCCTTCTTCCAAAGCTATCTTGCTGGATTTGAATAGTTCTACCCGCTGCTCATCCAGCTTTCTATCGATTTCTCGCTCAAATACTTTTAATTCCAAAGGCTTGGCTATCACAAATGCCAGCAATACTGCAAATACGATTCGGGGGAAAGCTACTTTCAACTCTGACCAAAACTTATCTTTTTTTCGAATACTTGCGACAATAAATCGGTCGAGGTTAAAAATCATTAATCCCCAAACCACAGCAAAAGCTATGGCCAATGCAGGGGATTGAAATATGATCCAAAAAGCATAACCTGCCGAAAATGTAGCGAGCAGGGCCGTAAGGAAAACTGTCGCCCCTATGCCTAGTACCTTTTGCAATTCACTTGGACATCGTTTCAGCAAAGGCACATAATACCCAGACGCAAAAAGAAAGAATTGTTGAAATTTGTTCATAATTTTATGGATCATAACCGAACAACCCATCAAAAAGCGGACTCAATTGGGCTTCTTTGAATACTAAAAAAATATTTTGTGACAGACCCTCTCCATTTGGTGACCAAAGTTCGATTTTTGTGTCTAAATAAATTGAATCAAAAAATCTCTACCATCTCTTATCAATTGTTGGCTACATAATTGTAGTTGTTATCGTACACTAACTGTCCGAAATAAAGACAATCTCTTTGGCTTACGTAAAATAAAAACCACTATGCAAACCATTTTAAAATATTTCTTCTTTCTATCCTTATGGGGCGTATCCTTCTCGATAGCTGCTCAGGACATTCGTTTTCAAAAAGAGGTACATGCCCTTCAAGAAAAATATCCTCCTGAAAAATTTCAAGCAGCTTCTTACTTGTTTACTGGTAGCTCTTCGATTCGCTTTTGGAAGGAACTGACAAACCTTCCTTCCGATCAGCCCATCCTGAATATGGGTTTCGGCGGATCAAGAGCAGATGACTTAACTAGGCATCTTGAAGCTTTGGTAATCCCTTATCAACCATCCAAAATATTTATTTATGAGGGAGACA encodes:
- a CDS encoding VIT1/CCC1 transporter family protein, whose translation is MQNESTIHQKISFVGNSQKYLREFVYGGVDGAVTTFAVVAGAVGAGFETDIIIILGFANLLADGFSMSVGAYLSSKTEKEHYQKIKATEYWEIDNIPEKEREEVAEIYRAKGFEGELLQQVVDTIISNRDRWVDEMMKNELNLIPEKKSSFKIGLATFLSFVCVGFIPLLAYVSQLNNPFVLASILTGLAFIGIGWLKSLVNATHLLKSILETLILGVLAALIAYGVGNLLESLIKNW
- a CDS encoding DUF5995 family protein, which gives rise to MTTIEEIIKRLDEIILFCKQQQSRIGYFAVLYRQVTVRIKNGIDRQEFEDNPRMEKLDVIFAKRFIDAFDEFSRGKQPTESWRLTFEAANQGNLTVMQHLLLGMNAHINLDLGIAAAQTMNYQNLQLIEADFNYINVVLGELVDDTKTQISRFSPLFKLLVPLAKGKDEILVNFSIKVARQGAWKFSNSYAGSIHKTESIAQRDTAIAKLAQGMIHPGKRISFIMRLVSLTEWKSVPSIIQDLEQIGAS
- a CDS encoding DUF4407 domain-containing protein, with translation MNKFQQFFLFASGYYVPLLKRCPSELQKVLGIGATVFLTALLATFSAGYAFWIIFQSPALAIAFAVVWGLMIFNLDRFIVASIRKKDKFWSELKVAFPRIVFAVLLAFVIAKPLELKVFEREIDRKLDEQRVELFKSSKIALEEGFQEVEQIREEKRQYDQELSSKLAFRDKLQAEYDLERFGVKSASSSGIVGLGTNAKKKEQQLDAAEKELATYQVYALSKKDSLDREIAALEELKSQELQKIQPSIDGFDGLGARLDALHAVGQEKPTIAFAGLMISVLLIALECAPILVKLLAPKGPYDELLALTEQGVSVFVQEKTVKLELGSERRIMKYQQEI